From one Trifolium pratense cultivar HEN17-A07 linkage group LG1, ARS_RC_1.1, whole genome shotgun sequence genomic stretch:
- the LOC123898809 gene encoding transcriptional corepressor LEUNIG_HOMOLOG-like isoform X6 — MAQSNWEADKMLDVYIYDYLVKKKLHNTAKSFMTEGKVSPDPVAIDAPGGFLFEWWSVFWDIFIARTNEKHSENAAAYLETQQIKAKEQQLQMQQLQLMRQAQLQKRDPNHPPIGSPLHAISTEGVLGQSTATALAAKMYEDRMKSSNPMDTETSQPLLDARMALLKSTNHPGQMVQANSGSVTALQQMQARTQQIPDIKSEVNMGNMQRSLPMDPSSIYGQGGMQSKSGITNAGLNQGVGGLTLKGWPLTGIEQIRPGFGAQVQKPLLQSANQFQLLPQQQQQQLLAQAHAQGNIGNSQVYGDMDPQRLRGLARGGLNVKDSQPTANDGPIGSPMQSTSSKQINMPQMQQSISQQQQDPLHPQQMVQNNRKRKGPTSSGAANSTGTGNTHGPSNSQPSTPSTHTPGDGVAMVGNLQNVTGVSKGLMMYGTEGAGGLASSTNQLDDMEHFGDVGSLDENVESFLSQDDGDGKDLFGTLKRNPSEHATDASKAFSFNEVGSIRKSNGKVVCCHFSSDGKILASAGHDKKVVLWNMETLQTQSTPEEHTVIITDVRFRPNSTQLATSSFDTTVRLWDAADPSFSLQSYSGHTSHVASLDFHPKKNDIFCSCDDNNEIRLWNISQYSCTRVFKGGSTQVRFQPRSGHLLAAASGNVVSVFDVETDRQMHSLQGHSAEVHCVCWDTNGDYLASVSQESVKVWSLASGDCIHELNSSGNMFQSCVFHPSYSNLLVIGGYQSLELWNMAENKCMTIPAHEGVISALAQSPVTGMVASASHDKSVKIWK; from the exons ATGGCGCAGAGTAATTGGGAAGCTGATAAGAT GCTTGATGTTTACATATATGATTATTTGGTGAAGAAAAAGTTGCACAATACCGCCAAGTCATTTATGACAGAAGGGAAGGTTTCTCCTGATCCAGTAG CAATTGATGCTCCTGGAGGTTTTCTTTTTGAGTGGTGGTCTGTTTTCTGGGATATTTTTATTGCAAGGACAAATGAGAAACATTCTGAGAATGCTGCAGCATATTTAGAG ACTCAACAGATTAAAGCGAAAGAACAACAATTGCAAATGCAGCAGTTGCAATTAATGCGTCAAGCTCAGCTGCAAAAAAGAGATCCTAACCATCCTCCCATTGGAAGTCCGCTACATGCTATCTCCACAGAAGGAGTCCTAGGGCAATCTACTGCCACTGCTTTGGCTGCAAAAATGTATGAGGATCGGATGAAGAGCTCTAATCCTATGGATACAGAGACATCCCAACCACTTTTAGATGCTAGAATGGCCCTTTTGAAATCAACAAATCATCCTGG TCAGATGGTTCAAGCAAATTCAGGAAGTGTGACAGCTTTGCAGCAAATGCAGGCTCGAACTCAGCAAATCCCT GATATCAAAAGCGAAGTCAACATGGGAAACATGCAAAGATCTTTACCTATGGATCCTTCTTCCATTTATGGGCAGGGAGGAATGCAATCAAAGTCTGGAATCACAAATGCAG GATTAAATCAGGGAGTTGGTGGTCTTACATTAAAAGGATGGCCTTTAACT GGCATAGAACAAATTCGCCCGGGTTTTGGAGCTCAAGTTCAAAAGCCTCTCCTTCAGAGTGCAAATCAGTTTCAGCTTTTgccacaacaacaacagcagcagcTCCTTGCCCAGGCACATGCACAAGGAAATATCGGCAATTCACAAGTGTATGGAGATATGGATCCACAGCGATTAAGGGGATTAGCTAGGGGAGGTTTGAATGTGAAAGACAGTCAACCAACTGCAAATGATGGACCTATAGGTTCTCCGATGCAATCTACTTCATCTAAG CAGATCAACATGCCACAGATGCAACAATCCATCTCCCAGCAACAACAGGATCCTTTGCATCCACAGCAAATGGTTCAG AATAACCGAAAAAGGAAAGGGCCTACATCTTCAGGAGCTGCGAATAGTACTGGTACAGGAAATACACATGGCCCTTCTAATTCTCAACCATCAACTCCATCTACTCATACTCCTGGTGATGGGGTTGCTATGGTGGGTAACTTGCAGAATGTTACTGGTGTATCCAAAGGTTTGATGATGTATGGTACTGAAGGAGCAGGCGGTCTTGCATCTTCCACAAACCAGCTG GATGACATGGAACATTTTGGAGATGTTGGCTCCTTAGATGAAAATGTGGAATCATTTCTCTCACAAGATGATGGTGATGGGAAGGACTTATTTGGGACGTTGAAACGGAACCCTTCTGAGCATGCTACAGATGCTTCAAAAG CCTTTTCCTTCAATGAAGTTGGTTCTATACGCAAAAGCAATGGAAAAGTTGTTTGCTGTCATTTCTCGTCAGATGGGAAAATATTAGCCAGTGCGGGACATGACAAGAAG GTTGTTCTGTGGAACATGGAGACACTGCAAACACAGAGCACACCAGAGGAACACACTGTTATTATTACCGACGTTCGCTTCAGACCAAATTCAACTCAGCTGGCAACGTCTTCGTTTGATACAACTGTGCGGCTTTGGGATGCTGCAGAT CCAAGCTTTTCTTTGCAGTCATATAGTGGTCATACTTCACATGTTGCATCCCTTGATTTTCACCCtaagaaaaatgatattttctGCTCATGTGATGATAACAATGAGATTCGCTTATGGAATATTAGTCAATATTCTTGTACTCGCGTTTTTAAG GGAGGATCTACACAGGTTAGGTTTCAGCCGAGGAGTGGACACCTTCTGGCTGCAGCATCCGGCAATGTTGTGTCTGTCTTTGATGTTGAGACTGACAGGCAAATGCACTCATTACAG GGACACTCTGCAGAGGTACATTGTGTATGCTGGGATACAAATGGAGATTATTTGGCATCTGTCAGTCAAGAATCTGTCAAAGTTTGGTCACTTGCCTCTGGTGATTGCATTCATGAACTTAATTCCAGTGGAAACATGTTTCAATCTTGTGTTTTTCACCCAAGCTACTCCAACCTCTTGGTTATTGGAGGATACCAG TCATTGGAGCTATGGAACATGGCTGAAAATAAATGTATGACCATACCAGCTCATGAAGGTGTAATATCCGCTCTAGCACAATCACCAGTGACAGGGATGGTTGCTTCTGCCAGCCATGACAAGTCTGTAAAGATATGGAAATAA
- the LOC123898809 gene encoding transcriptional corepressor LEUNIG_HOMOLOG-like isoform X2 gives MAQSNWEADKMLDVYIYDYLVKKKLHNTAKSFMTEGKVSPDPVAIDAPGGFLFEWWSVFWDIFIARTNEKHSENAAAYLETQQIKAKEQQLQMQQLQLMRQAQLQKRDPNHPPIGSPLHAISTEGVLGQSTATALAAKMYEDRMKSSNPMDTETSQPLLDARMALLKSTNHPGQMVQANSGSVTALQQMQARTQQIPQDIKSEVNMGNMQRSLPMDPSSIYGQGGMQSKSGITNAGLNQGVGGLTLKGWPLTGIEQIRPGFGAQVQKPLLQSANQFQLLPQQQQQQLLAQAHAQGNIGNSQVYGDMDPQRLRGLARGGLNVKDSQPTANDGPIGSPMQSTSSKINMPQMQQSISQQQQDPLHPQQMVQNNRKRKGPTSSGAANSTGTGNTHGPSNSQPSTPSTHTPGDGVAMVGNLQNVTGVSKGLMMYGTEGAGGLASSTNQLLQDDMEHFGDVGSLDENVESFLSQDDGDGKDLFGTLKRNPSEHATDASKAFSFNEVGSIRKSNGKVVCCHFSSDGKILASAGHDKKVVLWNMETLQTQSTPEEHTVIITDVRFRPNSTQLATSSFDTTVRLWDAADPSFSLQSYSGHTSHVASLDFHPKKNDIFCSCDDNNEIRLWNISQYSCTRVFKGGSTQVRFQPRSGHLLAAASGNVVSVFDVETDRQMHSLQGHSAEVHCVCWDTNGDYLASVSQESVKVWSLASGDCIHELNSSGNMFQSCVFHPSYSNLLVIGGYQSLELWNMAENKCMTIPAHEGVISALAQSPVTGMVASASHDKSVKIWK, from the exons ATGGCGCAGAGTAATTGGGAAGCTGATAAGAT GCTTGATGTTTACATATATGATTATTTGGTGAAGAAAAAGTTGCACAATACCGCCAAGTCATTTATGACAGAAGGGAAGGTTTCTCCTGATCCAGTAG CAATTGATGCTCCTGGAGGTTTTCTTTTTGAGTGGTGGTCTGTTTTCTGGGATATTTTTATTGCAAGGACAAATGAGAAACATTCTGAGAATGCTGCAGCATATTTAGAG ACTCAACAGATTAAAGCGAAAGAACAACAATTGCAAATGCAGCAGTTGCAATTAATGCGTCAAGCTCAGCTGCAAAAAAGAGATCCTAACCATCCTCCCATTGGAAGTCCGCTACATGCTATCTCCACAGAAGGAGTCCTAGGGCAATCTACTGCCACTGCTTTGGCTGCAAAAATGTATGAGGATCGGATGAAGAGCTCTAATCCTATGGATACAGAGACATCCCAACCACTTTTAGATGCTAGAATGGCCCTTTTGAAATCAACAAATCATCCTGG TCAGATGGTTCAAGCAAATTCAGGAAGTGTGACAGCTTTGCAGCAAATGCAGGCTCGAACTCAGCAAATCCCT CAGGATATCAAAAGCGAAGTCAACATGGGAAACATGCAAAGATCTTTACCTATGGATCCTTCTTCCATTTATGGGCAGGGAGGAATGCAATCAAAGTCTGGAATCACAAATGCAG GATTAAATCAGGGAGTTGGTGGTCTTACATTAAAAGGATGGCCTTTAACT GGCATAGAACAAATTCGCCCGGGTTTTGGAGCTCAAGTTCAAAAGCCTCTCCTTCAGAGTGCAAATCAGTTTCAGCTTTTgccacaacaacaacagcagcagcTCCTTGCCCAGGCACATGCACAAGGAAATATCGGCAATTCACAAGTGTATGGAGATATGGATCCACAGCGATTAAGGGGATTAGCTAGGGGAGGTTTGAATGTGAAAGACAGTCAACCAACTGCAAATGATGGACCTATAGGTTCTCCGATGCAATCTACTTCATCTAAG ATCAACATGCCACAGATGCAACAATCCATCTCCCAGCAACAACAGGATCCTTTGCATCCACAGCAAATGGTTCAG AATAACCGAAAAAGGAAAGGGCCTACATCTTCAGGAGCTGCGAATAGTACTGGTACAGGAAATACACATGGCCCTTCTAATTCTCAACCATCAACTCCATCTACTCATACTCCTGGTGATGGGGTTGCTATGGTGGGTAACTTGCAGAATGTTACTGGTGTATCCAAAGGTTTGATGATGTATGGTACTGAAGGAGCAGGCGGTCTTGCATCTTCCACAAACCAGCTG TTGCAGGATGACATGGAACATTTTGGAGATGTTGGCTCCTTAGATGAAAATGTGGAATCATTTCTCTCACAAGATGATGGTGATGGGAAGGACTTATTTGGGACGTTGAAACGGAACCCTTCTGAGCATGCTACAGATGCTTCAAAAG CCTTTTCCTTCAATGAAGTTGGTTCTATACGCAAAAGCAATGGAAAAGTTGTTTGCTGTCATTTCTCGTCAGATGGGAAAATATTAGCCAGTGCGGGACATGACAAGAAG GTTGTTCTGTGGAACATGGAGACACTGCAAACACAGAGCACACCAGAGGAACACACTGTTATTATTACCGACGTTCGCTTCAGACCAAATTCAACTCAGCTGGCAACGTCTTCGTTTGATACAACTGTGCGGCTTTGGGATGCTGCAGAT CCAAGCTTTTCTTTGCAGTCATATAGTGGTCATACTTCACATGTTGCATCCCTTGATTTTCACCCtaagaaaaatgatattttctGCTCATGTGATGATAACAATGAGATTCGCTTATGGAATATTAGTCAATATTCTTGTACTCGCGTTTTTAAG GGAGGATCTACACAGGTTAGGTTTCAGCCGAGGAGTGGACACCTTCTGGCTGCAGCATCCGGCAATGTTGTGTCTGTCTTTGATGTTGAGACTGACAGGCAAATGCACTCATTACAG GGACACTCTGCAGAGGTACATTGTGTATGCTGGGATACAAATGGAGATTATTTGGCATCTGTCAGTCAAGAATCTGTCAAAGTTTGGTCACTTGCCTCTGGTGATTGCATTCATGAACTTAATTCCAGTGGAAACATGTTTCAATCTTGTGTTTTTCACCCAAGCTACTCCAACCTCTTGGTTATTGGAGGATACCAG TCATTGGAGCTATGGAACATGGCTGAAAATAAATGTATGACCATACCAGCTCATGAAGGTGTAATATCCGCTCTAGCACAATCACCAGTGACAGGGATGGTTGCTTCTGCCAGCCATGACAAGTCTGTAAAGATATGGAAATAA
- the LOC123898809 gene encoding transcriptional corepressor LEUNIG_HOMOLOG-like isoform X5 has product MAQSNWEADKMLDVYIYDYLVKKKLHNTAKSFMTEGKVSPDPVAIDAPGGFLFEWWSVFWDIFIARTNEKHSENAAAYLETQQIKAKEQQLQMQQLQLMRQAQLQKRDPNHPPIGSPLHAISTEGVLGQSTATALAAKMYEDRMKSSNPMDTETSQPLLDARMALLKSTNHPGQMVQANSGSVTALQQMQARTQQIPDIKSEVNMGNMQRSLPMDPSSIYGQGGMQSKSGITNAGLNQGVGGLTLKGWPLTGIEQIRPGFGAQVQKPLLQSANQFQLLPQQQQQQLLAQAHAQGNIGNSQVYGDMDPQRLRGLARGGLNVKDSQPTANDGPIGSPMQSTSSKINMPQMQQSISQQQQDPLHPQQMVQNNRKRKGPTSSGAANSTGTGNTHGPSNSQPSTPSTHTPGDGVAMVGNLQNVTGVSKGLMMYGTEGAGGLASSTNQLLQDDMEHFGDVGSLDENVESFLSQDDGDGKDLFGTLKRNPSEHATDASKAFSFNEVGSIRKSNGKVVCCHFSSDGKILASAGHDKKVVLWNMETLQTQSTPEEHTVIITDVRFRPNSTQLATSSFDTTVRLWDAADPSFSLQSYSGHTSHVASLDFHPKKNDIFCSCDDNNEIRLWNISQYSCTRVFKGGSTQVRFQPRSGHLLAAASGNVVSVFDVETDRQMHSLQGHSAEVHCVCWDTNGDYLASVSQESVKVWSLASGDCIHELNSSGNMFQSCVFHPSYSNLLVIGGYQSLELWNMAENKCMTIPAHEGVISALAQSPVTGMVASASHDKSVKIWK; this is encoded by the exons ATGGCGCAGAGTAATTGGGAAGCTGATAAGAT GCTTGATGTTTACATATATGATTATTTGGTGAAGAAAAAGTTGCACAATACCGCCAAGTCATTTATGACAGAAGGGAAGGTTTCTCCTGATCCAGTAG CAATTGATGCTCCTGGAGGTTTTCTTTTTGAGTGGTGGTCTGTTTTCTGGGATATTTTTATTGCAAGGACAAATGAGAAACATTCTGAGAATGCTGCAGCATATTTAGAG ACTCAACAGATTAAAGCGAAAGAACAACAATTGCAAATGCAGCAGTTGCAATTAATGCGTCAAGCTCAGCTGCAAAAAAGAGATCCTAACCATCCTCCCATTGGAAGTCCGCTACATGCTATCTCCACAGAAGGAGTCCTAGGGCAATCTACTGCCACTGCTTTGGCTGCAAAAATGTATGAGGATCGGATGAAGAGCTCTAATCCTATGGATACAGAGACATCCCAACCACTTTTAGATGCTAGAATGGCCCTTTTGAAATCAACAAATCATCCTGG TCAGATGGTTCAAGCAAATTCAGGAAGTGTGACAGCTTTGCAGCAAATGCAGGCTCGAACTCAGCAAATCCCT GATATCAAAAGCGAAGTCAACATGGGAAACATGCAAAGATCTTTACCTATGGATCCTTCTTCCATTTATGGGCAGGGAGGAATGCAATCAAAGTCTGGAATCACAAATGCAG GATTAAATCAGGGAGTTGGTGGTCTTACATTAAAAGGATGGCCTTTAACT GGCATAGAACAAATTCGCCCGGGTTTTGGAGCTCAAGTTCAAAAGCCTCTCCTTCAGAGTGCAAATCAGTTTCAGCTTTTgccacaacaacaacagcagcagcTCCTTGCCCAGGCACATGCACAAGGAAATATCGGCAATTCACAAGTGTATGGAGATATGGATCCACAGCGATTAAGGGGATTAGCTAGGGGAGGTTTGAATGTGAAAGACAGTCAACCAACTGCAAATGATGGACCTATAGGTTCTCCGATGCAATCTACTTCATCTAAG ATCAACATGCCACAGATGCAACAATCCATCTCCCAGCAACAACAGGATCCTTTGCATCCACAGCAAATGGTTCAG AATAACCGAAAAAGGAAAGGGCCTACATCTTCAGGAGCTGCGAATAGTACTGGTACAGGAAATACACATGGCCCTTCTAATTCTCAACCATCAACTCCATCTACTCATACTCCTGGTGATGGGGTTGCTATGGTGGGTAACTTGCAGAATGTTACTGGTGTATCCAAAGGTTTGATGATGTATGGTACTGAAGGAGCAGGCGGTCTTGCATCTTCCACAAACCAGCTG TTGCAGGATGACATGGAACATTTTGGAGATGTTGGCTCCTTAGATGAAAATGTGGAATCATTTCTCTCACAAGATGATGGTGATGGGAAGGACTTATTTGGGACGTTGAAACGGAACCCTTCTGAGCATGCTACAGATGCTTCAAAAG CCTTTTCCTTCAATGAAGTTGGTTCTATACGCAAAAGCAATGGAAAAGTTGTTTGCTGTCATTTCTCGTCAGATGGGAAAATATTAGCCAGTGCGGGACATGACAAGAAG GTTGTTCTGTGGAACATGGAGACACTGCAAACACAGAGCACACCAGAGGAACACACTGTTATTATTACCGACGTTCGCTTCAGACCAAATTCAACTCAGCTGGCAACGTCTTCGTTTGATACAACTGTGCGGCTTTGGGATGCTGCAGAT CCAAGCTTTTCTTTGCAGTCATATAGTGGTCATACTTCACATGTTGCATCCCTTGATTTTCACCCtaagaaaaatgatattttctGCTCATGTGATGATAACAATGAGATTCGCTTATGGAATATTAGTCAATATTCTTGTACTCGCGTTTTTAAG GGAGGATCTACACAGGTTAGGTTTCAGCCGAGGAGTGGACACCTTCTGGCTGCAGCATCCGGCAATGTTGTGTCTGTCTTTGATGTTGAGACTGACAGGCAAATGCACTCATTACAG GGACACTCTGCAGAGGTACATTGTGTATGCTGGGATACAAATGGAGATTATTTGGCATCTGTCAGTCAAGAATCTGTCAAAGTTTGGTCACTTGCCTCTGGTGATTGCATTCATGAACTTAATTCCAGTGGAAACATGTTTCAATCTTGTGTTTTTCACCCAAGCTACTCCAACCTCTTGGTTATTGGAGGATACCAG TCATTGGAGCTATGGAACATGGCTGAAAATAAATGTATGACCATACCAGCTCATGAAGGTGTAATATCCGCTCTAGCACAATCACCAGTGACAGGGATGGTTGCTTCTGCCAGCCATGACAAGTCTGTAAAGATATGGAAATAA
- the LOC123898809 gene encoding transcriptional corepressor LEUNIG_HOMOLOG-like isoform X3 yields MAQSNWEADKMLDVYIYDYLVKKKLHNTAKSFMTEGKVSPDPVAIDAPGGFLFEWWSVFWDIFIARTNEKHSENAAAYLETQQIKAKEQQLQMQQLQLMRQAQLQKRDPNHPPIGSPLHAISTEGVLGQSTATALAAKMYEDRMKSSNPMDTETSQPLLDARMALLKSTNHPGQMVQANSGSVTALQQMQARTQQIPDIKSEVNMGNMQRSLPMDPSSIYGQGGMQSKSGITNAGLNQGVGGLTLKGWPLTGIEQIRPGFGAQVQKPLLQSANQFQLLPQQQQQQLLAQAHAQGNIGNSQVYGDMDPQRLRGLARGGLNVKDSQPTANDGPIGSPMQSTSSKQINMPQMQQSISQQQQDPLHPQQMVQNNRKRKGPTSSGAANSTGTGNTHGPSNSQPSTPSTHTPGDGVAMVGNLQNVTGVSKGLMMYGTEGAGGLASSTNQLLQDDMEHFGDVGSLDENVESFLSQDDGDGKDLFGTLKRNPSEHATDASKAFSFNEVGSIRKSNGKVVCCHFSSDGKILASAGHDKKVVLWNMETLQTQSTPEEHTVIITDVRFRPNSTQLATSSFDTTVRLWDAADPSFSLQSYSGHTSHVASLDFHPKKNDIFCSCDDNNEIRLWNISQYSCTRVFKGGSTQVRFQPRSGHLLAAASGNVVSVFDVETDRQMHSLQGHSAEVHCVCWDTNGDYLASVSQESVKVWSLASGDCIHELNSSGNMFQSCVFHPSYSNLLVIGGYQSLELWNMAENKCMTIPAHEGVISALAQSPVTGMVASASHDKSVKIWK; encoded by the exons ATGGCGCAGAGTAATTGGGAAGCTGATAAGAT GCTTGATGTTTACATATATGATTATTTGGTGAAGAAAAAGTTGCACAATACCGCCAAGTCATTTATGACAGAAGGGAAGGTTTCTCCTGATCCAGTAG CAATTGATGCTCCTGGAGGTTTTCTTTTTGAGTGGTGGTCTGTTTTCTGGGATATTTTTATTGCAAGGACAAATGAGAAACATTCTGAGAATGCTGCAGCATATTTAGAG ACTCAACAGATTAAAGCGAAAGAACAACAATTGCAAATGCAGCAGTTGCAATTAATGCGTCAAGCTCAGCTGCAAAAAAGAGATCCTAACCATCCTCCCATTGGAAGTCCGCTACATGCTATCTCCACAGAAGGAGTCCTAGGGCAATCTACTGCCACTGCTTTGGCTGCAAAAATGTATGAGGATCGGATGAAGAGCTCTAATCCTATGGATACAGAGACATCCCAACCACTTTTAGATGCTAGAATGGCCCTTTTGAAATCAACAAATCATCCTGG TCAGATGGTTCAAGCAAATTCAGGAAGTGTGACAGCTTTGCAGCAAATGCAGGCTCGAACTCAGCAAATCCCT GATATCAAAAGCGAAGTCAACATGGGAAACATGCAAAGATCTTTACCTATGGATCCTTCTTCCATTTATGGGCAGGGAGGAATGCAATCAAAGTCTGGAATCACAAATGCAG GATTAAATCAGGGAGTTGGTGGTCTTACATTAAAAGGATGGCCTTTAACT GGCATAGAACAAATTCGCCCGGGTTTTGGAGCTCAAGTTCAAAAGCCTCTCCTTCAGAGTGCAAATCAGTTTCAGCTTTTgccacaacaacaacagcagcagcTCCTTGCCCAGGCACATGCACAAGGAAATATCGGCAATTCACAAGTGTATGGAGATATGGATCCACAGCGATTAAGGGGATTAGCTAGGGGAGGTTTGAATGTGAAAGACAGTCAACCAACTGCAAATGATGGACCTATAGGTTCTCCGATGCAATCTACTTCATCTAAG CAGATCAACATGCCACAGATGCAACAATCCATCTCCCAGCAACAACAGGATCCTTTGCATCCACAGCAAATGGTTCAG AATAACCGAAAAAGGAAAGGGCCTACATCTTCAGGAGCTGCGAATAGTACTGGTACAGGAAATACACATGGCCCTTCTAATTCTCAACCATCAACTCCATCTACTCATACTCCTGGTGATGGGGTTGCTATGGTGGGTAACTTGCAGAATGTTACTGGTGTATCCAAAGGTTTGATGATGTATGGTACTGAAGGAGCAGGCGGTCTTGCATCTTCCACAAACCAGCTG TTGCAGGATGACATGGAACATTTTGGAGATGTTGGCTCCTTAGATGAAAATGTGGAATCATTTCTCTCACAAGATGATGGTGATGGGAAGGACTTATTTGGGACGTTGAAACGGAACCCTTCTGAGCATGCTACAGATGCTTCAAAAG CCTTTTCCTTCAATGAAGTTGGTTCTATACGCAAAAGCAATGGAAAAGTTGTTTGCTGTCATTTCTCGTCAGATGGGAAAATATTAGCCAGTGCGGGACATGACAAGAAG GTTGTTCTGTGGAACATGGAGACACTGCAAACACAGAGCACACCAGAGGAACACACTGTTATTATTACCGACGTTCGCTTCAGACCAAATTCAACTCAGCTGGCAACGTCTTCGTTTGATACAACTGTGCGGCTTTGGGATGCTGCAGAT CCAAGCTTTTCTTTGCAGTCATATAGTGGTCATACTTCACATGTTGCATCCCTTGATTTTCACCCtaagaaaaatgatattttctGCTCATGTGATGATAACAATGAGATTCGCTTATGGAATATTAGTCAATATTCTTGTACTCGCGTTTTTAAG GGAGGATCTACACAGGTTAGGTTTCAGCCGAGGAGTGGACACCTTCTGGCTGCAGCATCCGGCAATGTTGTGTCTGTCTTTGATGTTGAGACTGACAGGCAAATGCACTCATTACAG GGACACTCTGCAGAGGTACATTGTGTATGCTGGGATACAAATGGAGATTATTTGGCATCTGTCAGTCAAGAATCTGTCAAAGTTTGGTCACTTGCCTCTGGTGATTGCATTCATGAACTTAATTCCAGTGGAAACATGTTTCAATCTTGTGTTTTTCACCCAAGCTACTCCAACCTCTTGGTTATTGGAGGATACCAG TCATTGGAGCTATGGAACATGGCTGAAAATAAATGTATGACCATACCAGCTCATGAAGGTGTAATATCCGCTCTAGCACAATCACCAGTGACAGGGATGGTTGCTTCTGCCAGCCATGACAAGTCTGTAAAGATATGGAAATAA